One stretch of Miscanthus floridulus cultivar M001 chromosome 18, ASM1932011v1, whole genome shotgun sequence DNA includes these proteins:
- the LOC136523883 gene encoding uncharacterized protein, with protein MAPHDERAPIAVDDQQKKKNQLWKHVVVLEKSVAGGNAVWQCKYCNLDYKGSYSRIKSHLLRITGGGIKICTAVTKSIQAQLKSEIAEAADEIDKSKAKVIPLPVANMDASSSAGSAYSTKKRLRSSALEKAFDMDTRNQLDAQKFFHFHFVMELSMSINIARNPYYRESYKFAANHNLGGYVPPSYNKLRTTLFKQDRALINFIAVSETSPIFLRAIDASGEEKTKEYIAEKLMVVVEEVGPKNMVQIITDNAVNCKGVGLIVQQKYDNIFWTPCIVHTLNLALKNICAAKLPRTEEQEIVYDELHWITLIAGDANMIKNYIMNHGMRLSMFNEFSKLKLLAVAETRFASVVVMLKRFLMVKRALQSMVISDAWDTYRDDNVGTARHVRDKILCRQWWENVECIVDFTDPIYEMLRIIMRNGLVKVKDVNPKDLDILVQRMKCFRKFFPVLKDLNHVKDEYSRFATCSEELNDFDSIYDRWVLDPLKWWANHGQSIPMLQKLALKLLNQPASSSSCERNWSTYSFIHSIQRNKLAPERAEDLVFIHNNLRLLSRKAEDYSTGPTRMWDVGGDGFESLSGVGILEVADLSLDEPEMESVSFEGGDNNDMEGNPRNDEDE; from the exons ATGGCGCCGCATGATGAACGTGCTCCAATTGCAGTTGATGACCAGCAAAAGAAGAAGAATCAATTGTGGAAACATGTTGTGGTTTTAGAGAAGTCTGTTGCAGGAGGCAATGCTGTATGGCAATGCAAGTACTGTAATCTTGATTACAAGGGAAGTTACTCTAGGATAAAAAGCCATTTGCTTCGGATAACTGGAGGTGGAATCAAGATTTGCACAGCTGTTACAAAATCCATCCAAGCACAGCTAAAAAGTGAAATTGCAGAAGCTGCAGATGAGATTGATAAATCAAAAGCAAAAGTTATTCCATTGCCGGTTGCAAATATGGATGCATCTAGTTCTGCTGGTTCTGCTTATTCGACGAAGAAGCGACTACGAAGTTCAGCTCTTGAGAAAGCTTTTGACATGGATACTCGCAATCAATTGGATGCACAAAAATTCTTTCATTTCCATTTTGTTATGGAATTAA GTATGTCCATCAACATTGCAAGAAATCCATATTACAGAGAATCCTACAAGTTTGCAGCCAACCATAACCTTGGTGGTTATGTTCCTCCTAGTTATAACAAACTGAGAACTACTTTGTTTAAGCAAGACAGG GCACTCATTAACTTTATTGCTGTTTCTGAAACTTCACCAATATTTTTGCGAGCTATTGATGCTTCAGGTGAAGAGAAGACAAAAGAGTATATTGCAGAGAAGCTGATGGTTGTTGTAGAAGAAGTTGGACCAAAAAATATGGTCCAAATCATCACAGATAATGCAGTAAACTGCAAAGGTGTGGGTCTTATTGTTCAGCAAAAGTATGATAACATATTCTGGACTCCTTGTATTGTTCACACCCTCAATCTTGCACTAAAAAATATTTGTGCTGCTAAATTGCCACGTACTGAAGAGCAAGAGATAGTATATGATGAGTTGCATTGGATAACTTTAATAGCTGGGGATGCTAATATGATCAAGAATTATATAATGAACCATGGCATGAGGTTATCAATGTTCAATGAGTTTAGCAAGTTGAAGTTACTAGCTGTAGCTGAAACAAGATTTGCATCCGTTGTTGTTATGTTAAAACGGTTTTTGATGGTCAAGAGAGCACTCCAAAGCATGGTGATTAGTGATGCATGGGATACTTACAGAGATGATAATGTAGGGACAGCACGACATGTGAGAGATAAAATTCTTTGTAGGCAATGGTGGGAGAATGTGGAGTGCATTGTTGATTTCACTGATCCCATTTATGAAATGCTAC GTATTATCATGAGAAATGGATTAGTGAAAGTGAAGGACGTCAACCCTAAGGACCTTGATATTTTAGTACAGAGAATGAAATGCTTTAGGAAATTCTTCCCTGTTCTTAAAGATCTCAATCATGTTAAAGATGAGTACTCAAGGTTTGCTACTTGCTCAGAAGAACTCAATGACTTTGACTCCATTTATGACAGATGGGTACTTGACCCATTGAAGTGGTGGGCAAATCATGGACAGTCTATTCCTATGTTGCAAAAATTAGCTCTCAAATTACTCAATCAGCCagcttcatcttcttcttgtgaGAGGAATTGGAGCACATACAGCTTCATTCATAGCATACAAAGAAACAAACTAGCTCCTGAACGTGCTGAAGACTTGGTCTTTATACATAACAATTTGAGACTTCTATCAAGAAAGGCGGAAGATTATAGTACAGGGCCAACAAGAATGTGGGATGTgggaggagatggctttgaatcTTTATCTGGTGTCGGAATTCTAGAAGTTGCTGATCTCTCTCTTGATGAACCTGAAATGGAGAGTGTGTCTTTTGAAGGTGGAGACAACAATGATATGGAGGGGAACCCACGTAATGATGAAGACGAGTAG